A genomic segment from Acyrthosiphon pisum isolate AL4f chromosome A3, pea_aphid_22Mar2018_4r6ur, whole genome shotgun sequence encodes:
- the LOC103307896 gene encoding GATA zinc finger domain-containing protein 14-like, whose translation MNNNLKNNHTKQKSKNKVGKNSNKKLKQESSGESDVELNNSMQDKQSDESNKHNDNLKNKHRHKKSNSKVGKKIKEESNNEADEEPNDSINNEHSNVSNKHNNHKKQKSNNKVSKNSNNKLKQESSDESDEELNDSIHDEHSDESNNLKNKRQKSNSKASKKSSSKLKEEPSDESDEDLNESIGSSKHANNLKNNHKTQKSNKKVVKNSNNKLKQESSGESDEDLNNSMHDGHSDESNKHANHFKNKHQHQNSNSQEGKKSSHKLKDRSSGKSDKNSTNSTNKESSSELNNSQKKPRKKVETKKDKKGKTSKNNSGNKSDDNTYDATNKESTDEPAMDSHGFLNQKIRQKSKTRIKKRNNKPKQHSRNKSNKDLQEDSQSDDLIKISQQNYYLL comes from the exons atgaataataatttaaaaaacaaccaTACAAAACAGAAATCAAAGAACAAAGTCggtaaaaattcaaacaagaAATTAAAACAAGAATCAAGTGGTGAATCAGATgtggaattaaataattcaatgcaAGATAAACAAAGCGACGAATCTAATaaacataatgataatttaaaaaataaacatcggcataaaaaatcaaatagtaaagtaggcaaaaaaataaaagaagaatCAAATAATGAGGCAGATGAGGAACCAAATGATTCGATAAACAATGAACATAGCAATGTATCTAACAAACATAATAACCATAAAAAACAGAAATCAAATAACAAAGTcagtaaaaattcaaataataaattgaaacaaGAATCGAGCGATGAATCAGATGAGGAATTAAATGATTCAATACACGATGAACATAGCGAtgaatctaataatttaaaaaataaacgtcaAAAATCAAATAGTAAAGCAAGTAAAAAGTCAAGCAGTAAATTAAAAGAAGAACCAAGTGACGAATCAGATGAGGATTTAAACGAGTCAATTGGATCCAGCAAACAtgctaacaatttaaaaaataatcataaaacacAAAA atcaaataaaaaagtcgttaaaaattcaaataataaattaaaacaagaatCAAGTGGTGAATCAGATGaggatttaaataattcaatgcaCGATGGACATAGCGATGAATCTAATAAACATgctaatcattttaaaaataaacatcagcatcaaaattcaaatagtcAAGAAGGTAAAAAATCAAGTCATAAATTAAAAGACAGATCAAGTGGTAAATCAGACAAGAATTCAACAAATTCAACAAACAAGGAATCGAGCAGTGAATTGAACAATTCGCAGAAGAAACCTAGAAAAAAAGTGGAAACTAAAAAGGATAAGAAAGGTAAGACATCTAAAAACAATTCAGGTAATAAATCAGATGATAATACATACGACGCAACAAACAAGGAATCAACCGATGAGCCTGCTATGGACAGTCATGGCttcttaaatcaaaaaataagacaaaaatcaaaaacgaGAATAAAGAAGagaaataataaaccaaaacaaCATTCaagaaataaatcaaataagGATTTACAAGAAGATAGTCAATcagatgatttaataaaaatcagtcaacaaaattattacctactctAA
- the LOC100569533 gene encoding uncharacterized protein LOC100569533 produces the protein MNFYQNCIVFFITHKYVLWILISQQILYTSTVTSNHFDYEVSEKSGLPFMNYHGTPETKDDMEKKDAMDTYNLALSNDMDDVDDIDGEQYSYDSNNPHSIEIPFYWVIDVNGRKHKKKYPHAHLRKSRDVNYKKTHHKSPAKSSKNNDHELENHLKKKEKRSRYKKLNDYKHDNEELVKHLKHKVGKKTNKILKDESRHRLSKDHQVLTSKKSKKPSSHKIRKRSSKILTDTTIDNMSTKDSNELNKKVSKITGSSSEDSSNSDKDIKNVAKIHSSENSNKKTENISKNQPKLETHNELDKTS, from the exons atgaatttctatCAGAATTGCATCGTATtctttataactcataagtatgTTTTATGGATTCTGATATCACAACAAATTCTATACACATCTACTGTTACTTCAAATC ATTTTGACTATGAAGTATCGGAAAAAAGTGGTTTACCGTTCATGAATTATCATGGTACACCTGAAACTAAAGATGACATGGAAAAGAAGGACGCTATGGACACATATAATTTAGCTTTATCAAATGATATGGATGATGTGGATGATATAGATGGTGAACAATATAGTTATGACAGTAATAATCCACACAGTATAGAGATTCCATTTTATTGGGTTATTGATGTTAATGGccgaaaacataaaaaaaaatatcctcaCGCTCATTTACGAAAATCGAgagatgtaaattataaaaaaacacatcacaAATCACCAGCGAAatcaagtaaaaataatgatcATGAATtggaaaatcatttaaaaaaaaaagaaaaaagaagtagatataaaaaattgaatgattacAAGCACGATAATGAAGAattagtaaaacatttaaaacacaaGGTTggcaaaaaaacaaataaaatattaaaagatgaATCAAGACATAGATTAAGTAAAGATCACCAGGTTTTGACAAGTAAGAAATCTAAAAAACCATCATCTCATAAAATACGCAAGAGatcaagtaaaatattaacgGATACAACAATAGATAATATGTCAACGAAAGATTCAAatgaattgaataaaaaagtGAGTAAAATAACCGGATCTAGCTCAGAAGATTCAAGTAATTCAGACAAAGACATAAAAAATGTAGCAAAAATACATTCAAgtgaaaattcaaataaaaaaacagaaaatatatcaaaaaatcaaCCAAAATTAGAAACACATAATGAGTTAGATAAAACCTCATAA
- the LOC100159703 gene encoding putative sodium-dependent multivitamin transporter: MALGVFDYVVLTVTLLASAAIGVYYRLTGGKQQTTQEYMLGDKKLSIIPVGFSLMASFMCATAMFGLSAENYLRGTQFMVINASNIIGTPIVAYVFLPVFYKLGYLSVYQYLEERFGKSTRIFASVAFSIQTVLRTALVLYAASLALNAIAGFSQTASMTVVGILCTFYSTVGGIKAVIVTDLFQSLLMFGSVFAVIAVAAAEVGGLSGIWRIAYDYGRVELFNFQIDPTVRHSWWSLMLGGMFTYVSVYGVNQVQVQRYLTMKDYGTAVRTLWFCWPITAFLSLSMCFAGLAIFSKYRDCDPIKEGRISSGDQLMALFVLDTMAHIPGLTGLFLAGVCSSALCSVSAALNSLAAVTLEDYVTPLTNVDIPDEKRVVWLKVLVVVYGILSIALAFCAHFVGPLLQASMTILGIIGGPMLAVFTLGILIPYANQKGALVGLLAGLVLSFVLGLGGPKPPMHNLPTYTNGCSPDSFRDFDVNASSTATLLLPTSMTTLEIHEENYMYLYRISYMYYIVIGFATTVLVTLVASLFFESNAKTLDPKLLFSANPNGVERQVETRQKRPSTVSKTVTFSINS; this comes from the exons GAATACATGCTGGGAGACAAGAAATTGTCAATTATACCTGTGGGGTTTTCGTTAATGGCCAGTTTCATGTGTGCTACAGCCATGTTCGGGTTAAGCGCCGAAAACTATTTGAGAGGAACACAATTTATGGTCATTAATGCATCCAATATTATCGGCACACCTATTGTCGCCTATGTGTTCCTACCAGTATTCTATAAACTCGGATATTTATCCGTCTACCAG TATTTGGAAGAGCGTTTCGGCAAGTCGACCAGAATCTTCGCCTCGGTGGCGTTTAGCATCCAGACGGTGCTGAGGACTGCACTGGTCCTGTACGCGGCCTCGCTGGCTCTGAACGCCATCGCTGGCTTTTCGCAGACAGCGTCCATGACGGTCGTCGGCATTCTGTGCACGTTTTACTCGACCGTCGGCGGCATCAAAGCCGTAATCGTCACCGATTTGTTTCAG TCCTTGCTCATGTTTGGATCCGTTTTCGCCGTCATTGCGGTGGCAGCGGCTGAAGTCGGCGGACTGTCAGGGATCTGGAGGATCGCTTATGACTACGGTCGCGTAGAACTGTTCAA CTTTCAGATCGACCCGACGGTCAGGCACAGCTGGTGGTCACTGATGCTAGGTGGAATGTTCACGTACGTCTCGGTGTACGGTGTCAACCAGGTGCAGGTGCAACGTTACCTGACCATGAAGGACTACGGGACCGCGGTCAGGACCCTGTGGTTCTGTTGGCCAATAACCGCGTTCTTGTCGCTGTCCATGTGCTTCGCGGGCCTGGCCATATTCTCCAAATACCGGGACTGTGACCCGATCAA GGAAGGCAGAATAAGCAGCGGCGATCAGCTGATGGCTCTATTCGTGCTGGACACGATGGCCCACATACCTGGATTAACCGGCCTGTTTTTGGCGGGTGTCTGCTCATCCGCTCTGTGCTCCGTGTCCGCAGCCCTCAATTCACTGGCAGCCGTCACACTTGAGGACTACGTCACG ccACTGACGAACGTCGACATACCCGATGAGAAACGCGTGGTGTGGCTCAAAGTGCTTGTCGTCGTCTACGGAATTCTATCGATAGCGTTGGCGTTTTGTGCGCATTTCGTGGGACCGCTGCTGCAGGCATCGATGACGATTTTGGGAATTATTGGAGGACCTATGTTGGCGGTGTTCACTCTGGGCATACTCATACCGTACGCAAACCAAAAG ggtGCTTTGGTGGGTCTGCTCGCCGGCCTCGTTTTATCGTTCGTCTTGGGACTAGGAGGACCCAAACCGCCGATGCACAATTTGCCCACCTACACCAACGGATGTTCGCCGGACTCGTTTCGTGACTTCGATGTAAATGCTTCGTCTACCGCCACTCTACTACTACCAACGTCCATGACCACACTAGA GATTCACGAAGAAAATTACATGTATTTGTATAGGATAAGTTACATGTATTACATAGTCATTGGTTTCGCAACTACAGTATTAGTGACTTTGGTGGCAAGCTTGTTCTTCGAGTCGAATGCCAAAACTCTTGATCCGAAACTACTTTTTTCGGCTAATCCAAACGGCGTAGAAAGACAAGTTGAAACGAGACAAAAAAGACCGTCAACTGTTTCGAAAACCGTCACGTTTTCCATTAATtcgtga